One stretch of Juglans microcarpa x Juglans regia isolate MS1-56 chromosome 3D, Jm3101_v1.0, whole genome shotgun sequence DNA includes these proteins:
- the LOC121255749 gene encoding cytochrome P450 86B1-like: protein MTRKLIFSSLQWLDSRLCWEVTISMLGMFILSCILQRSLANKLQGPMLWPVLGITPSLFLHFNDVYDWVTESLIKAGGTFHFRGVWMGGVFGIVTTNPSNIEYMLKSKFENFPKGKYYRERFSDFLGDGIFNADDELWKEQRRIATSEMHSRQFVERSFQTMKDLVHQKLLKLLEKLVESEGTSFDLQEVLLRFTFDNICTAAFGTDPGCLALDLPEVPFAKAFEEAAELTTFRFLLPPFVWKPMRYFGIGYEKRLKEAIKIVHDFAEKTLASRRNDFIKFGSLNDHSDLLSRLIQDSEVPDKKMRFSDRLLRDLCISFVLAGRDTSSVALAWFFWLVHKNPEVETKILCEINEILGSRKSKINELRDVIFTLEELKRMVYLEAALSESLRLYPSVPIDVKEVKGDDVFPDGSRVKNGAWVFYCAFSMARMESIWGKDCLEFKPERWIKEGQFVSENQYKYAVFNAGPRLCLGKKFAYMQMKMVAASILLRYQVKVVEGHKVEPKLTTTLYMKHGLLVTLNLRLVANK, encoded by the coding sequence ATGACGAGAAAGCTTATTTTCTCTTCACTGCAATGGTTGGATTCTCGCTTATGTTGGGAAGTTACTATCTCCATGCTAGGAATGTTCATTCTTAGTTGTATATTACAGAGATCACTCGCCAACAAGCTGCAGGGTCCAATGTTGTGGCCAGTTCTAGGGATCACACCGTCACTTTTCCTCCATTTCAACGACGTTTATGATTGGGTCACCGAGTCTTTGATCAAAGCTGGGGGAACCTTCCATTTCAGGGGAGTGTGGATGGGAGGGGTCTTCGGAATCGTAACCACTAATCCTTCCAACATTGAATATATGCTCAAGTCAAAGTTCGAGAATTTCCCCAAAGGTAAGTACTACAGAGAGAGGTTTTCTGACTTTCTTGGGGATGGTATCTTTAATGCTGACGATGAATTATGGAAGGAACAAAGGCGAATTGCAACTTCTGAGATGCATTCAAGGCAGTTCGTCGAGCGCTCATTTCAAACCATGAAAGATTTGGTGCACCAGAAGCTGCTGAAATTATTAGAGAAGCTCGTGGAGTCGGAGGGTACTAGTTTTGATCTCCAAGAAGTGCTTCTTCGGTTTACTTTTGATAACATCTGCACTGCTGCTTTTGGTACTGATCCTGGGTGCTTGGCCCTTGATTTACCTGAAGTTCCTTTCGCGAAAGCTTTCGAAGAAGCTGCAGAATTGACTACTTTCAGATTCTTGTTGCCACCTTTTGTATGGAAGCCCATGAGATACTTTGGGATTGGATACGAGAAGCGGCTCAAGGAGGCAATAAAAATCGTGCATGACTTTGCTGAGAAGACTTTGGCAAGTCGAAGGAACGATTTCATTAAGTTTGGCAGCTTGAATGATCATTCTGATCTCTTGTCAAGACTAATTCAAGACTCTGAAGTACCAGATAAGAAAATGCGTTTTTCGGACAGACTTCTAAGAGATTTGTGCATTAGCTTCGTATTAGCAGGGCGAGACACGAGCTCAGTGGCATTGGCGTGGTTTTTCTGGTTAGTACATAAGAACCCAGAAGTAGAAACCAAAATTCTCTGTGAGATTAATGAAATTTTGGGTTCTCGCAAGTCTAAGATTAATGAACTACGTGACGTAATTTTTACGTTAGAAGAACTGAAAAGGATGGTTTACCTAGAGGCAGCATTATCAGAGTCTCTAAGGCTTTACCCTTCAGTGCCAATTGATGTCAAAGAAGTCAAAGGAGACGATGTTTTTCCGGACGGGAGCAGGGTTAAAAATGGAGCTTGGGTTTTCTACTGTGCTTTCTCAATGGCTAGAATGGAGTCCATATGGGGAAAAGATTGCTTAGAGTTTAAGCCAGAGAGGTGGATAAAAGAGGGGCAGTTTGTGAGCGAGAATCAATACAAGTACGCTGTGTTTAATGCCGGTCCCAGACTGTGTCTGGGGAAGAAGTTTGCTTACATGCAGATGAAAATGGTAGCTGCTTCGATCCTGTTGAGGTACCAGGTCAAGGTTGTTGAAGGCCATAAAGTTGAACCAAAACTGACAACCACTCTTTACATGAAGCATGGTTTGCTGGTGACTCTCAACCTTAGGTTGGTCGCCAATAAATAg